A window of Bacillus sp. DX3.1 genomic DNA:
ACTTTCTTTAGTTCGAACCCTTTGCTTTTTGCGGCTTCCATTGTATTAAAGTAGAATTGGTGAGAAGAATTCATTACAACGTTTTCCCAACTATTGATAGGGGCATTATCTTTTACAGTAATAATAACGCCCTCTGTTGTAACTTCCATTTTTGCATGAGTTGTGTTATTAAATTCCATGTCTTTTTATTGTGCTTCTTTTGTTTCTACATTAATCTTTTCAGCTTGTTTTAATTCTTGCATTGCTTTTTGTTCAGATGCTTTTAAATCTTCTTTTACATTAGTTCCACAACCTGTCAGTAAACCAATTGTAACTAGTCCTGTCCACATGATCTCTGCTAATAATTTTTTTATTTTAGTTGTCCTCCTTTCCTAATAGAAACGATGCAACCAATTCAATGATTATATTAAATAACATTTTGTTTACCTTCCTTTTCATATTTGTTTTTATTTTAATACAGTCATCTATACAAATTATGTTTAAAATATCACATACTTGTTTAAAGAAATAGTGAACAAATACCATCAGTAAATATTGGTAAGACCGCTATACTATTGACGGATTAAGTAAAATATAGTATATGTGTGCACCTATTATATATAGGAAAGTATCTATCAGACGCTTTATTTTCGATTATAAGAGACTTTATGTATTGGGTAGGAAGATTTGATTAGGACCTTTACCACTCTGATTTTCTTTCACTGCTTTTATTTTAAAGTCGGCATGGTAGGAATAGAACGCTCGGATACCTTCACCACATTTTCATTTTCTCTAGTTGTTTCAGTTGAATTTCAGTCAACTACCCCCCACTTAAACGCTAACGCGTTTTGAAGTGGGGGCTTGTAAAAAGCCCTGGTTGTCTAGCCTCAGCCTTTTGTGGGCTACGTTCGTAGGTTGTGATACCCAAGAATAATTCTCTAGTTCTTGGCTCTATGGTGGCTCTGTAACAGTTCTGGTTGGGAAGGGACGGTCAACCACAAGCCTTCTTTCATAAGAAGTTGCTAACACCTACAAACATTGGCGAAGGGAAACAAACTCTTAGGAGGGACAAAACATGCGTGTATTTGTCAAGAATTTACGAGGAGAACCGCTCATGCCTTGCAGTACTCGTAAGGCACGGCTTCTTCTCAAACAAGGAAAAGCTAAGATTGTTAAGTATACACCGTTTACCATTCAATTGCAGTATGCCACTGGTGAAACCGTGCAACCTGTTACAATTGGTGTCGATAGCGGTGCGAAATATGTGGGGGTCGCGATTACAACAGAGGAAAAAGTACTAGCGAAAGGAACCATTGAATTACGTCAGGATGTGAAAGAGAACCTTACTCTTAGAGCCACATTACGTAGAAGCCGAAGACAACGTAAAACCCGCTACCGAAAAGCACGTTTTCTCAATCGAAAAAAGAAAGAAGGCTGGCTTCCCCCATCGATTCAAAGCCGAACCGATAACATCATTCATTGGATTGAAATATTCAAATCGTTATTAACTTCTCCAACAGTCATTGTAGAAGTTGGCAAGTTTGATGTACAAAAGCTTAAGAACCCTGATATACAAGGAAAAGAATATCAACAAGGAGACACATTTGGCTTTTGGAATACAAGATACTATGTGTTTGCGAGAGACAAATATACATGTCAAATCTGTAAGAAAAAGGTGGCATTTTGCATACGCACCATGTGATTGAGCGACGTAATGGCGGTTCAGATATGGCAGATAACCTCGTGACGGTACATGAAGAATGTCATCAAAAATTCCACCAAGGGAAAATCAAGCACGTTTTTAAGAAACCAAAACAGTATAAAGAGACCGCCTTTATGAATATTTTGCGGCTTCAAATCATGAAGCGTTTAGATTGTGAGATCACGTATGGCAGTTACACAACACCGAAGCG
This region includes:
- the iscB gene encoding RNA-guided endonuclease IscB; translation: MRVFVKNLRGEPLMPCSTRKARLLLKQGKAKIVKYTPFTIQLQYATGETVQPVTIGVDSGAKYVGVAITTEEKVLAKGTIELRQDVKENLTLRATLRRSRRQRKTRYRKARFLNRKKKEGWLPPSIQSRTDNIIHWIEIFKSLLTSPTVIVEVGKFDVQKLKNPDIQGKEYQQGDTFGFWNTRYYVFARDKYTCQICKKKVAFCIRTM